One window from the genome of Mycolicibacterium gadium encodes:
- a CDS encoding 13E12 repeat family protein yields the protein MYVRIMLATPVQVAMAALRSAHESLAACDLELLTHRELLDVLDGLEELSCQLPAQWHRGLARLQAETTPKELGAKNWKDVLTIRWRISATEANRRLTEAADLGPRRALTGEPLAPVLAVTAAAQGAGLINAEHVDKIRDAMGRIPGWVDAATREQLETDLVRIAAGVGPTELKKAADIALFLLDQDGPEPDDTERQRKRGVVAGPQGRDGMVSIKGDLTPEAWAVLEPIFAKWAAPGMCNPDDDNPCVSGTPSQEHIDTDQRSLAQRQHDALVAIGRNALESGELGQHNGLPTSIIIRTTLQDLESRAGVGVTGGGTLLPIHDVIRMAAHAHHWLAVFDKATGQALDLFRARRTASPAQRIMLIARDGGCTKPCCTVGAYGSQAHHALRDWADDGNTNINELALACGPDNRLVHKTNGWTTTINERGDVEWHPPPGLDTGQTRTNYHHRPELLLRPPDEPSGNSERGP from the coding sequence ATGTATGTTCGAATAATGTTAGCGACTCCGGTTCAGGTGGCGATGGCCGCGCTGCGGTCCGCGCACGAGTCGCTGGCAGCCTGCGATCTGGAGTTATTGACCCACCGTGAACTGCTCGATGTGCTGGACGGGTTGGAGGAGTTGTCGTGTCAGCTGCCCGCGCAGTGGCATCGGGGGTTGGCGCGGTTGCAGGCCGAGACCACCCCCAAGGAGCTGGGCGCCAAAAACTGGAAAGACGTTCTGACGATCCGGTGGCGCATCTCAGCGACGGAGGCCAACCGGCGCTTGACCGAAGCGGCCGACCTGGGGCCACGGCGGGCGTTGACCGGCGAACCGCTCGCGCCGGTGCTGGCGGTGACCGCGGCCGCCCAAGGCGCTGGGTTGATCAACGCCGAGCATGTGGACAAGATCCGCGACGCGATGGGACGAATTCCCGGCTGGGTCGACGCGGCCACCCGTGAGCAGCTCGAAACCGACCTGGTGCGCATCGCAGCAGGGGTAGGGCCCACCGAGTTGAAGAAGGCCGCCGACATCGCCCTGTTTCTGCTCGATCAGGACGGCCCCGAACCTGATGACACCGAACGGCAGCGCAAGCGCGGGGTGGTCGCCGGCCCGCAGGGCCGCGACGGGATGGTCTCCATCAAGGGCGACCTCACCCCTGAAGCGTGGGCGGTCTTGGAACCGATCTTCGCCAAATGGGCGGCACCAGGAATGTGTAACCCCGACGACGACAACCCGTGCGTGAGCGGTACCCCCTCACAGGAACATATCGACACCGATCAGCGCAGCCTGGCCCAACGCCAGCACGACGCGTTGGTCGCGATCGGGCGCAACGCCTTGGAATCGGGCGAACTCGGCCAGCACAACGGGTTGCCGACCTCGATCATCATCCGCACTACCCTGCAAGACCTCGAATCCCGCGCCGGGGTGGGTGTCACCGGCGGCGGCACCCTGTTGCCGATCCACGACGTGATCCGCATGGCCGCCCACGCCCACCACTGGCTGGCCGTCTTCGACAAGGCCACCGGACAAGCGTTGGACCTGTTCCGGGCCCGCCGCACCGCGTCCCCGGCCCAGCGGATCATGCTCATCGCCCGCGACGGCGGCTGCACCAAACCCTGCTGCACGGTGGGCGCCTACGGCAGCCAAGCCCATCACGCCCTGCGCGACTGGGCCGATGACGGCAACACCAACATCAACGAACTCGCCCTGGCCTGCGGACCCGACAACCGCCTGGTCCACAAAACCAACGGCTGGACCACCACCATCAACGAGCGCGGTGACGTCGAATGGCACCCACCACCCGGACTCGACACCGGCCAAACCCGCACCAACTACCACCACCGCCCCGAACTCCTACTCCGACCACCAGACGAACCGAGCGGAAACAGCGAACGCGGGCCATAG
- a CDS encoding acyl-CoA thioesterase, with translation MSVLLGLFDLKQGDSDDTWVGPASGPEGKRSYGGQFMAQSLAAAWRTVDTDRSPTNMHLQFLRGGEAGDPVDYTVTRVFDGRTAAARRVDARQNGRLLTTATVSFAVELPGPEHGTRSSMPHDPGSLAQSGPAGPAPSMPLDELDIRISDEGTGEDFVRRFWWRTTAALPDDPAVHTLVGVFVTDVYMIDPALQVHGHSMKARTHRSGTTDSSIWFHRPVRADEWNLLETRSPAAARGRGVVTGSLIRADGVIAATLAQEGLIAERD, from the coding sequence GTGAGCGTGCTGCTGGGGTTGTTCGATCTGAAGCAGGGCGACAGCGACGACACCTGGGTCGGCCCGGCCAGCGGTCCGGAGGGAAAGCGGTCCTACGGCGGCCAGTTCATGGCACAGAGCCTCGCCGCGGCCTGGCGGACCGTCGACACGGACCGGTCGCCGACCAACATGCATTTGCAATTCCTGCGCGGCGGCGAAGCCGGCGATCCCGTCGACTACACCGTGACAAGGGTTTTCGACGGGCGGACCGCAGCGGCGCGTCGTGTCGATGCCCGACAGAACGGTCGGTTGCTGACGACGGCCACGGTGTCTTTCGCCGTCGAGTTGCCCGGTCCTGAACACGGCACACGGTCGTCGATGCCGCACGACCCCGGCTCTCTCGCACAGAGCGGTCCAGCGGGGCCAGCACCGTCGATGCCGTTGGATGAACTCGACATCAGGATCTCGGACGAGGGCACTGGTGAAGATTTCGTGCGCCGATTCTGGTGGCGCACAACGGCGGCGCTGCCCGACGACCCAGCGGTGCATACCTTGGTCGGGGTGTTCGTCACTGACGTGTACATGATCGATCCGGCACTGCAGGTGCACGGACATTCGATGAAGGCCCGTACGCATCGCAGCGGTACCACCGACTCGTCGATCTGGTTTCACCGACCGGTGCGCGCCGACGAGTGGAACCTGTTGGAGACACGCTCGCCAGCCGCCGCGCGGGGACGCGGCGTCGTGACCGGCAGCCTGATCCGCGCCGATGGGGTCATCGCGGCGACGCTGGCACAGGAAGGTCTCATCGCCGAACGAGATTGA
- a CDS encoding CoA transferase encodes MSSDPIRPLAGVRIVEISSFVAVPLAGMTLAQLGAEVIRVDPIGGAADYRRWPLTDDGESIYWAGLNKGKRSVAADMRSADGQELVQRLIADSGVLITNVAGRQWHSYETLTGLRPDLIHVEVSGRADGGTGVDYTVNAAIGFPMVTGPADLATPVNHVLPAWDVTCGIYTALAVVTALRHRDATGQGQRISIPLENVALATAGNLGFFTEVMINGTARQRIGNSVYGQYGQDFTSADGASFMIVALTGRHFRDLTELTGTTKAVAALAESLGADFSDEGQRYEHRGALFGLFNEWFSQHSTQEVADTLSATSVLWDRYQTFDEAARGERVTANPMFTPLDQPRVGEYLAPGLPMAIGGVYPAAAAAPALGDDTAAVLGEWLGMNADDITRLTDAGTVE; translated from the coding sequence GTGAGTTCGGACCCCATTCGGCCGCTGGCCGGCGTGCGCATTGTCGAGATCTCCAGCTTCGTCGCGGTGCCGTTGGCCGGGATGACGCTGGCCCAACTGGGCGCCGAGGTGATCCGCGTCGATCCGATCGGGGGAGCGGCGGACTACCGGCGCTGGCCGCTCACCGACGACGGCGAGAGCATCTACTGGGCGGGGCTCAACAAGGGCAAGCGTTCGGTGGCCGCCGATATGCGTTCGGCCGACGGGCAGGAGCTGGTGCAACGGCTGATTGCGGACAGCGGCGTGCTGATCACCAATGTCGCTGGGCGGCAGTGGCATTCCTATGAGACCCTGACGGGGCTGCGGCCTGACCTGATCCATGTCGAGGTGTCAGGGCGCGCCGACGGTGGCACGGGCGTCGATTACACCGTCAATGCCGCGATCGGATTCCCGATGGTGACCGGCCCCGCCGACCTCGCCACTCCGGTCAACCACGTCCTGCCGGCGTGGGACGTCACCTGCGGGATTTACACCGCACTGGCCGTCGTCACCGCGCTGCGTCACCGCGACGCGACCGGTCAGGGTCAGCGGATCAGCATTCCGCTGGAGAACGTCGCGCTGGCGACGGCGGGCAACCTGGGGTTTTTCACCGAAGTCATGATCAACGGCACCGCGCGCCAGCGGATCGGGAATTCGGTGTACGGCCAGTACGGTCAGGACTTCACGAGCGCCGACGGCGCGTCGTTCATGATCGTCGCCCTGACCGGCAGGCACTTCCGGGATCTGACCGAGCTGACCGGGACGACGAAAGCCGTTGCCGCGCTGGCAGAATCACTGGGAGCGGACTTCAGCGACGAGGGACAGCGGTACGAACACCGCGGCGCGCTGTTCGGGCTCTTCAACGAATGGTTTTCTCAGCACAGCACGCAGGAGGTCGCCGACACCCTGTCGGCGACGTCCGTGTTGTGGGACCGGTACCAAACATTTGACGAAGCGGCGCGCGGCGAGCGGGTGACCGCGAATCCGATGTTCACCCCGCTCGACCAGCCTCGCGTCGGCGAATACCTGGCGCCGGGGTTGCCGATGGCGATCGGCGGTGTCTACCCGGCCGCGGCCGCCGCTCCGGCGCTCGGTGACGACACCGCGGCGGTGCTCGGGGAGTGGTTGGGAATGAACGCGGACGACATCACGCGCCTGACGGATGCGGGGACGGTGGAGTGA
- a CDS encoding thiamine pyrophosphate-dependent enzyme, with the protein MAEPIDDYFTATISAMASTERRLADDEPVRADSALSARVCLTLFDVALGSRHLDLAARYLRSRGKGYYTIGSSGHESNCAVAAALRPTDPALLHYRSGAFYLARAALVEGREALRDVLLGCVAATDEPIAGGRHKVFGRYDLHIIPQTSTIASHLPRAVGVAFSIARAKKLGVSCAWPDDAVAVCSFGDASVNHSTAVGAINTALHSAYQGVPMPLLFVCEDNGIGISVQTPRGWIERSYGGRDDLAYFAADGSDLAATFDAATAAADWVRTRRRPAFLHLRTVRLMGHAGSDYEPAYRRPDEIASEYARDPVLCIAKLLIASGVLTPAEALDRYEAKRANVIELADQISELAQLDSAQAVMEPLHTASEAIRDAVPASLVASVKSGETDAPITVATAINRALHDILDRYPEAMIFGEDVARKGGVYGVTRGLQAATSSARVFDTLLDEQAILGLALGAGVSGLLPIPEIQYLAYFHNAADQIRGEAATLQFFSNRQYRNPMVVRIAAYGYQKGFGGHFHNDNSIAAMRDIPGVVIASPARPDDAAAMLHTCAAAAAQAGAVCLFLEPIALYHTRDLHEDNDDGWLARYPESGVAVGRARTYGEGRDLTMLTFGNGLRMSLRVARRLASVGIDARVVDLRWLAPLPVDDMLREADATGRVLIVDETRETGGVGEGVLATLVKHGFAGRLDRVASNDSFIPLGDAALHVLLSEDTIEAAAIKLARS; encoded by the coding sequence GTGGCAGAACCCATCGATGACTACTTCACCGCGACGATCTCGGCGATGGCCTCGACCGAGCGGCGACTCGCGGATGACGAACCCGTCCGGGCCGATTCGGCGCTGTCGGCGCGCGTCTGTTTGACGCTGTTCGACGTCGCGTTGGGCAGCCGCCATCTTGACTTGGCCGCGCGCTATTTGAGGTCGCGGGGCAAGGGTTACTACACCATCGGTTCATCCGGCCATGAGAGCAACTGCGCGGTGGCGGCCGCGCTTCGGCCAACCGATCCTGCACTGCTGCACTATCGGTCCGGCGCTTTCTATCTGGCTCGCGCCGCTCTGGTCGAGGGCCGTGAGGCGCTGCGCGATGTGCTGCTCGGATGTGTCGCGGCCACCGATGAGCCGATCGCGGGTGGGCGGCACAAGGTGTTCGGCCGCTACGACCTGCACATCATTCCGCAGACGTCGACCATTGCATCGCACCTACCGCGGGCGGTGGGCGTGGCGTTCTCGATCGCGCGGGCCAAGAAGCTGGGAGTGTCGTGCGCGTGGCCCGACGACGCGGTTGCGGTGTGCAGCTTCGGCGACGCGTCGGTGAACCACTCGACCGCGGTCGGGGCGATCAACACGGCACTGCACTCCGCGTATCAAGGTGTGCCGATGCCGTTGCTGTTCGTCTGCGAGGACAACGGAATCGGCATCAGCGTGCAGACGCCGCGCGGCTGGATCGAGCGGTCGTACGGCGGGCGTGACGACTTGGCGTACTTCGCCGCGGACGGCTCGGATCTCGCGGCGACCTTCGATGCGGCGACCGCGGCCGCAGACTGGGTACGGACCCGGCGGCGACCGGCATTCCTGCACCTGCGCACGGTGCGGTTGATGGGTCACGCCGGCTCGGATTACGAGCCGGCATATCGGCGTCCCGATGAGATCGCCTCGGAGTATGCCCGGGATCCGGTGCTGTGCATCGCGAAACTGTTGATCGCTTCCGGCGTGCTGACACCTGCGGAGGCGCTCGACCGTTACGAAGCCAAGCGTGCCAACGTCATCGAACTCGCCGACCAGATCAGCGAGCTTGCGCAGCTCGACAGTGCGCAGGCGGTGATGGAGCCGTTGCACACCGCGAGCGAGGCCATCCGCGACGCCGTCCCCGCATCGCTGGTCGCCTCGGTGAAATCCGGCGAGACGGATGCGCCGATAACGGTGGCGACGGCGATCAACCGTGCGCTGCACGACATTCTGGACCGCTACCCGGAGGCGATGATCTTCGGCGAGGACGTCGCCCGGAAGGGTGGGGTGTACGGCGTCACACGCGGACTGCAGGCCGCGACCAGTTCGGCCCGCGTATTCGACACGCTGCTCGACGAGCAGGCCATCCTTGGTCTCGCGCTCGGGGCCGGCGTCTCGGGCCTGCTGCCGATTCCCGAAATCCAGTACCTCGCATACTTTCACAACGCTGCCGATCAAATTCGCGGCGAGGCGGCGACTTTGCAGTTCTTCTCGAACCGCCAGTACCGCAATCCGATGGTCGTGCGGATCGCTGCCTACGGCTACCAGAAGGGTTTCGGCGGGCACTTTCACAACGACAACTCGATCGCCGCGATGCGTGATATCCCGGGTGTCGTCATCGCGTCGCCCGCGCGTCCGGATGACGCCGCGGCGATGTTGCACACATGTGCTGCGGCGGCGGCCCAAGCAGGCGCTGTGTGCCTGTTCCTCGAGCCCATCGCGCTGTACCACACGCGAGATCTCCACGAGGACAATGACGACGGCTGGCTCGCGCGCTACCCGGAGTCCGGCGTGGCAGTCGGTCGGGCACGGACGTACGGCGAGGGTAGGGATCTGACGATGCTCACCTTCGGCAACGGACTGCGAATGAGCCTGCGGGTTGCGCGTAGGCTCGCGTCGGTCGGTATCGACGCTCGCGTCGTCGACCTGAGATGGTTGGCGCCGCTGCCTGTGGATGACATGTTGCGCGAGGCCGACGCCACCGGGCGAGTCTTGATCGTGGACGAAACCCGCGAGACCGGAGGGGTCGGCGAGGGCGTGCTGGCCACGTTGGTGAAGCACGGTTTCGCGGGCCGGCTCGATCGCGTCGCCAGCAACGACAGTTTCATCCCGCTCGGCGACGCGGCGCTGCACGTCCTGCTGTCGGAGGACACCATCGAGGCAGCCGCGATCAAACTCGCGCGCTCCTGA
- a CDS encoding arginase family protein, which translates to MADIELIGVPFDGYGRPGNQARAAEVLRNAGLADAFDHHHVTTHDLELPEPDRGRGASTGLINETALLAMTDALNIRVGEAVAAGRFPVVYGGDCSSLFGIVTGLRDHVGEVGLVFVDGHEDTMPLDVSEDGEAANAEIGLLLGLTGRLLAGDLGDRLPALRPEHLIVLGPRDDAWRRRFNVGTLADSGVWLAPLAEVADDPAGVGRAAMTELAAHVDRWWLHIDLDVLDPVDFPAQGLPDVADEPGGLTWDQLTDLVVSLFGSRAHCVGASLAIYDPDQDHDRTDAAKIVQFVRKALARTTLSP; encoded by the coding sequence ATGGCCGACATCGAATTGATCGGGGTGCCCTTCGATGGCTATGGCCGTCCCGGGAACCAGGCGAGGGCCGCCGAGGTGCTGCGCAACGCCGGGCTGGCCGATGCCTTCGACCATCACCACGTCACGACCCATGATCTTGAGTTGCCCGAGCCGGATCGAGGACGCGGTGCGTCGACCGGATTGATCAACGAAACCGCGCTGCTCGCCATGACCGACGCGCTGAACATCCGTGTCGGTGAGGCGGTCGCGGCCGGTCGTTTCCCTGTCGTCTACGGCGGCGATTGTTCATCACTGTTCGGCATCGTGACCGGTCTGCGTGATCATGTCGGCGAAGTCGGACTGGTATTCGTCGACGGGCACGAGGACACCATGCCGCTCGACGTATCGGAGGACGGGGAGGCGGCCAATGCCGAGATCGGCCTGTTGCTCGGTTTGACCGGACGGCTGCTCGCCGGCGATCTGGGCGATCGACTGCCGGCACTGCGGCCCGAACACCTGATCGTGCTCGGCCCCCGTGACGATGCGTGGAGGCGGCGATTCAATGTCGGCACCCTCGCGGACAGCGGCGTGTGGCTTGCCCCGCTCGCGGAGGTGGCTGATGATCCGGCGGGTGTGGGACGTGCCGCGATGACCGAACTCGCCGCCCACGTCGACAGATGGTGGCTGCACATCGATCTGGACGTGCTCGATCCCGTCGACTTTCCCGCGCAGGGTTTACCCGATGTCGCGGACGAACCCGGCGGCCTCACCTGGGATCAGCTCACCGATCTGGTCGTTTCGCTCTTCGGGTCGCGGGCGCACTGCGTGGGCGCCAGTTTGGCGATCTACGATCCGGATCAGGACCACGACCGAACCGACGCGGCGAAGATCGTTCAGTTCGTTCGAAAGGCATTGGCTCGCACGACATTGAGTCCCTAG
- a CDS encoding HAD-IIA family hydrolase, whose translation MRSEPQCWLTDMDGVLVREEHALPGAAEFLQRLVDKQRPFLVLTNNSIFTPRDLSARLLRSGLTVPETSIWTSALATATFLADQLPGGSAYTIGEAGLTTALHAVGYTLTDVDPDFVVLGETRTYSFEAITKAVRLILGGARFIATNPDVTGPSAEGPLPATGSVAAMITKATGREPYFVGKPNPMMFRSALNRIEAHSENTVMVGDRMDTDVVAGIEAGLETILVLTGSTSVEDIERYPFRPSRILPSIAEAIELV comes from the coding sequence GTGCGCTCAGAACCGCAGTGCTGGCTCACCGACATGGACGGCGTGCTCGTTCGCGAGGAACACGCGCTGCCGGGCGCCGCCGAGTTTCTCCAGCGGTTGGTCGACAAGCAGCGCCCGTTCCTGGTCCTGACCAACAACTCGATCTTCACGCCACGGGATCTGTCCGCCCGGCTCCTGCGCTCGGGCCTGACCGTCCCCGAGACGTCCATATGGACGTCGGCGCTGGCCACCGCGACGTTTCTGGCCGACCAGCTGCCCGGCGGATCGGCGTACACCATCGGCGAGGCCGGTCTGACCACGGCGCTGCACGCCGTGGGCTACACACTCACCGACGTGGACCCCGACTTCGTCGTGCTGGGCGAGACCCGGACGTATTCGTTCGAGGCGATCACCAAGGCCGTCCGACTGATTCTCGGCGGCGCCCGCTTCATCGCGACGAATCCTGACGTGACCGGGCCGTCGGCCGAGGGTCCGCTTCCTGCCACGGGTTCGGTGGCGGCGATGATCACCAAGGCCACCGGCCGTGAACCGTACTTCGTCGGCAAGCCCAACCCGATGATGTTCCGCAGCGCCCTCAACCGGATTGAGGCGCACTCGGAGAACACCGTGATGGTCGGCGACCGGATGGATACCGACGTCGTGGCAGGAATCGAGGCCGGGCTGGAGACCATCCTGGTGCTGACGGGCTCGACCTCGGTCGAGGACATCGAGCGGTATCCGTTTCGCCCGAGCCGCATCTTGCCGTCCATCGCCGAGGCCATCGAACTGGTGTGA
- a CDS encoding heme-binding protein, with amino-acid sequence MFSRSVLGAGMIAGAMVFGSVATAAADPPNCTAADLAGVMAGVSAGTSSYLFTHPEVNAFFTSLKGKPRDQMTADIQAYFDANPQVSNELRAVRQAAADFRDRCNAPMPDMPMG; translated from the coding sequence ATGTTCTCTCGCAGCGTTTTAGGCGCCGGCATGATCGCCGGTGCAATGGTTTTCGGCAGCGTGGCAACGGCCGCCGCCGATCCGCCGAACTGCACCGCCGCCGACCTTGCGGGTGTGATGGCGGGCGTATCCGCGGGGACGTCGTCCTACCTGTTCACGCACCCGGAGGTGAACGCCTTCTTCACAAGCCTCAAGGGCAAGCCCCGCGATCAGATGACGGCCGACATCCAGGCGTACTTCGATGCCAACCCTCAGGTGAGCAACGAGTTGCGAGCCGTCAGGCAGGCCGCGGCCGACTTCCGGGATCGGTGCAACGCGCCGATGCCCGACATGCCGATGGGCTAG
- a CDS encoding Dyp-type peroxidase: MLELDDIQHILLTRTPAITGRYEFLTFDTPTGGRTWLSELLPTTQSATDAVATMDESDRWVTLAFTCNGLRALGVSEESLATFPEEFREGMAARADILGDTGTAAPEHWLGGLAGDDLHAIAILFSRNDEQYHRSIAEHDKLLARTDGVRSLSYLDLNATPPFNYAHDHFGFRDRLSQPVMKGSGEEPTPGSGAALEPGEFILGYPDENGPVANLPEPQELSRNGSYMAYRRLQEHVAQFRDYLRENAETPDEQELLAAKFMGRWRSGAPLVLAPDRDDPELGADPMRNNDFNFKEMDPFGYACPLGSHARRLNPRDTAHYMNRRRMIRRGATYGPALPEGVPDDGIDRGIAAFIICADLVRQFEFAQNVWINDKTFHELGNEHDPICGTQDGTLDFTVPKRPIRKVHKGIPAFTTLRGGAYFFLPGMNAMRYLASLGD; the protein is encoded by the coding sequence ATGCTCGAGCTCGACGACATCCAGCACATCCTGCTCACCAGAACGCCGGCCATCACCGGGCGGTACGAGTTCCTGACATTCGATACGCCCACGGGCGGAAGGACGTGGCTTTCGGAGCTTCTACCCACGACCCAGTCGGCCACCGACGCCGTCGCCACGATGGACGAGTCGGATCGTTGGGTAACGTTGGCCTTCACCTGCAACGGTCTTCGTGCGCTGGGGGTGTCCGAAGAATCGCTGGCGACCTTCCCCGAAGAGTTTCGCGAAGGGATGGCTGCGCGCGCCGACATCCTCGGCGACACCGGAACCGCGGCGCCCGAGCACTGGCTCGGCGGTTTGGCGGGCGACGACCTGCACGCGATTGCAATTCTGTTCTCCCGCAACGACGAGCAGTACCACCGTTCCATCGCCGAACACGACAAGTTGCTCGCCCGCACCGACGGTGTGAGGTCACTGTCGTATCTGGACCTCAATGCGACACCGCCGTTCAACTACGCCCACGATCACTTCGGTTTCCGGGACCGCTTATCCCAGCCGGTGATGAAGGGGTCCGGCGAAGAACCGACCCCCGGATCCGGTGCTGCACTCGAACCGGGCGAGTTCATTCTCGGGTATCCCGACGAGAACGGACCGGTGGCGAACCTCCCTGAGCCGCAGGAATTGTCACGTAACGGCAGCTACATGGCTTACCGCCGGCTACAGGAACACGTCGCGCAGTTCCGCGACTACCTGCGTGAGAACGCCGAGACGCCTGACGAGCAGGAACTACTCGCGGCGAAGTTCATGGGCCGCTGGCGCAGTGGCGCACCATTGGTCTTGGCGCCTGACAGGGATGATCCAGAGCTCGGGGCAGATCCGATGCGCAACAACGACTTCAACTTCAAAGAGATGGATCCGTTCGGCTATGCGTGCCCGTTGGGATCTCACGCCAGGCGGCTGAATCCGCGCGACACGGCCCACTACATGAACCGTCGGCGCATGATCCGTCGCGGTGCCACCTATGGGCCGGCGCTACCGGAGGGTGTGCCCGACGACGGCATCGACCGCGGCATCGCGGCCTTCATCATCTGCGCCGACCTTGTCCGGCAATTCGAGTTCGCACAGAACGTCTGGATCAACGACAAGACATTCCACGAGCTCGGCAACGAGCACGATCCCATCTGCGGCACCCAGGACGGCACCCTGGACTTCACCGTCCCAAAGCGCCCGATCCGCAAGGTGCACAAGGGCATCCCAGCCTTCACCACGCTTCGCGGCGGCGCGTACTTCTTCCTGCCCGGGATGAACGCGATGCGCTACCTGGCCTCGCTCGGCGATTAG
- a CDS encoding HpcH/HpaI aldolase/citrate lyase family protein: MPRRSELATPASDAHMCEKAARSGADLVFLDLEDACAPSVKESARATAVAALTGLDWGTTVRAVRINGLDTQWCHDDIIEVVTGARDALDVIILPKALTARDVWWVDVLLTQLEAKLGLSRPIAVEVLIEEAEGLLNAAEIARASPRVEAVIFGAGDLSASLRARVDGNFGPAGDYPGDYWHAVRVQVLAAARAAGVYAIDAPYPGYRDEDGYRREAQRASLLGYDGKWAIHPAQVVLANEIFTPTVEELAAARAIVADYRRAEAGGIGAIGRDGRLVDAALMRHAENVLRRTEARE; encoded by the coding sequence ATGCCCCGCCGAAGCGAGTTGGCGACGCCGGCGAGCGATGCGCACATGTGCGAGAAGGCCGCGCGCAGCGGTGCCGATCTGGTGTTTCTCGACCTCGAGGACGCGTGCGCACCGTCCGTGAAGGAATCGGCCCGCGCGACGGCCGTCGCGGCGCTGACCGGTCTGGACTGGGGCACCACCGTCCGGGCGGTGCGGATCAACGGTCTGGACACTCAGTGGTGCCACGACGACATCATCGAGGTCGTCACCGGGGCCCGGGACGCGCTCGACGTCATCATCCTCCCGAAAGCGCTGACTGCACGAGATGTTTGGTGGGTCGACGTCCTGCTCACCCAATTGGAGGCAAAGCTTGGCCTGTCGCGTCCGATCGCGGTGGAGGTGCTCATCGAGGAGGCCGAAGGGCTGCTGAATGCGGCGGAGATCGCGCGTGCCAGCCCTCGGGTGGAAGCGGTGATCTTCGGGGCGGGGGATCTGTCGGCGTCATTGCGGGCACGAGTCGACGGCAACTTCGGACCGGCCGGTGACTATCCGGGCGACTACTGGCATGCCGTACGGGTACAGGTGCTCGCGGCGGCGCGCGCGGCAGGCGTCTACGCGATCGACGCGCCCTATCCGGGCTATCGGGACGAGGACGGCTACCGGCGCGAAGCGCAGCGGGCGAGCCTGCTCGGATACGACGGCAAGTGGGCGATCCACCCGGCACAGGTGGTCCTCGCGAACGAGATCTTCACCCCGACAGTCGAGGAACTCGCGGCAGCCCGCGCCATTGTGGCCGACTACCGGCGTGCCGAAGCCGGCGGTATCGGCGCGATAGGTCGCGACGGACGACTCGTCGACGCGGCGCTGATGCGGCATGCGGAGAACGTCTTGCGTCGAACCGAGGCCCGAGAATGA